The following are from one region of the Staphylococcus argenteus genome:
- a CDS encoding ABC-F family ATP-binding cassette domain-containing protein, whose translation MGMEAYKIEHLNKSYADKIIFDNLDLSISEGEKIGLVGINGTGKSTLLKVIGGIDDDFTANVMHPNQYRIRYSSQKQDLDDEMTVFNAVLSSDTTTLRIIKQYEQAVQAYSVNQSDQLFKRMMDAQDAMDQHDAWDYNAEIKTILSKLGIHDTTKQIKELSGGQQKRVVLAKTLIEQPDLLLLDEPTNHLDFESINWLINYVKQYPHTVLFVTHDRYFLNEVSTRIIELKRGKIETYPGNYESYIEMRAEKEVTLQKQQQKQRALYKEELAWMRAGAKARTTKQQARINRFNDLEQEVNQPFKEDKGELNLAYSRLGKQVFELESISKSINDKVLFKHVNEIIQKGQRIGIVGPNGAGKTTLLNILSGEDQYFEGTLKTGQTVKIAYFKQTDETLDRDIRMIDYLREESELAKEKDGTSVSITQLLERFLFPSATHGKKVYKLSGGEQKRLYLLRLLVHQPNVLLLDEPTNDLDTETLTILEDYIHTFGGTVITVSHDRYFLNKVAQLYWFIHDGKMEKIIGTFEDYENYKKSLDKNKTAIKQPVKASTTVRKKSGLSYKEKLEYEQLLERIEQAEIRMEEIDSLMIEASADYGKIKELNEEKEQLENQYDIDITRWSELEEIKEQQ comes from the coding sequence ATGGGTATGGAAGCATATAAAATTGAACATTTAAATAAATCATATGCCGATAAAATTATTTTCGATAACCTTGATTTATCAATATCAGAAGGTGAGAAAATTGGTTTAGTCGGTATAAACGGTACAGGTAAAAGTACGTTATTAAAAGTAATTGGTGGTATTGATGATGATTTTACTGCCAATGTAATGCATCCAAACCAATATCGAATTCGATATTCGTCTCAAAAACAGGACTTAGATGACGAGATGACTGTTTTCAATGCAGTATTAAGCTCTGATACAACAACATTAAGAATCATTAAGCAATATGAACAAGCAGTTCAAGCTTATTCTGTTAATCAAAGTGATCAATTATTTAAGAGAATGATGGACGCACAAGATGCTATGGATCAACATGATGCTTGGGACTATAATGCTGAAATTAAAACTATTTTATCAAAATTAGGTATTCATGATACGACAAAGCAAATTAAAGAATTATCGGGTGGACAACAAAAACGTGTTGTTCTGGCTAAAACGTTAATTGAACAACCAGACTTATTGTTATTAGATGAACCAACGAACCATTTAGATTTTGAATCAATTAATTGGTTAATTAACTACGTAAAACAATATCCACACACTGTATTATTTGTAACACATGATAGATATTTTTTAAATGAAGTCTCTACCAGAATTATAGAATTAAAAAGAGGAAAAATAGAAACATATCCAGGTAATTATGAATCCTATATTGAAATGCGTGCGGAAAAAGAAGTTACGCTTCAAAAGCAACAACAAAAGCAACGCGCATTATACAAAGAAGAGCTTGCATGGATGAGAGCAGGTGCTAAAGCACGAACAACAAAACAACAAGCTAGAATTAATCGATTTAATGATTTGGAACAGGAAGTTAATCAACCATTCAAAGAAGATAAAGGTGAATTGAACCTTGCATATTCAAGGTTAGGTAAACAAGTATTTGAATTAGAAAGTATATCAAAGTCTATTAATGATAAAGTGCTATTCAAACACGTGAATGAAATTATCCAAAAAGGTCAACGAATTGGTATTGTAGGTCCTAATGGTGCTGGGAAAACGACTTTATTGAATATTTTGAGTGGAGAAGACCAATATTTTGAAGGTACATTAAAAACAGGGCAGACAGTTAAAATAGCCTATTTTAAGCAGACAGATGAAACTTTAGATAGAGACATTCGAATGATTGATTATTTAAGAGAAGAAAGTGAACTGGCTAAAGAAAAAGATGGTACTTCCGTTTCTATTACACAACTTCTTGAACGATTTTTATTTCCAAGTGCAACTCATGGTAAAAAAGTTTATAAATTATCAGGTGGTGAACAAAAACGCCTATACTTATTGCGTTTACTAGTCCATCAACCGAATGTTTTATTATTAGATGAGCCTACTAATGATTTGGATACTGAAACATTAACAATACTTGAAGATTATATTCATACTTTTGGTGGTACAGTCATTACAGTTAGTCATGATAGATACTTTTTAAATAAAGTAGCCCAGTTATATTGGTTTATTCATGATGGCAAAATGGAAAAAATTATTGGCACGTTCGAAGATTATGAAAACTATAAAAAGTCCTTAGATAAAAATAAAACGGCAATTAAGCAACCAGTAAAAGCATCTACAACTGTACGTAAGAAAAGTGGATTATCATACAAAGAAAAATTAGAGTACGAACAATTATTAGAACGTATTGAACAAGCTGAAATACGTATGGAAGAAATTGATTCACTGATGATAGAAGCTAGTGCAGATTATGGGAAAATTAAAGAATTAAATGAAGAAAAAGAACAACTGGAAAATCAATATGATATCGACATCACAAGGTGGAGTGAGTTAGAAGAAATTAAAGAACAACAATAA
- a CDS encoding ABC transporter ATP-binding protein, whose translation MIKFKNVTKRYGKHVAVDNISFNINEGEFFVLIGPSGCGKTTTLKMINRLIHLSEGYIYFKDKPISDYPVYEMRWDIGYVLQQIALFPHMTIKENIAQVPQMKKWKEKDIDKRVDELLDMVGLEPTKYKNRKPDELSGGQRQRVGVIRALAADPPVILMDEPFSALDPISREKLQDDLIELQTKIKKTIIFVTHDIQEAMKLGDKICLLNEGHIEQIDTPEGFKNNPQSEFVKQFMGSHLEDEAPCVEHNLSIRDLNIMRPIDEVTSTGDFPIVDDYELVEKLYQLLAEHERVIVKREDHVGQYVIDRQDMFKFLSQQKGVAQHD comes from the coding sequence GTGATTAAGTTTAAAAATGTAACTAAACGTTATGGCAAACATGTTGCTGTTGATAACATTAGTTTCAATATTAATGAAGGCGAATTTTTTGTATTAATTGGACCTTCAGGTTGTGGAAAGACAACAACTTTAAAAATGATAAATCGACTCATTCACTTAAGTGAAGGTTATATTTATTTTAAAGATAAACCAATTAGTGATTATCCTGTGTATGAGATGCGCTGGGATATTGGCTATGTATTACAGCAGATTGCATTATTCCCACATATGACAATCAAAGAGAATATAGCACAAGTGCCACAAATGAAAAAGTGGAAAGAAAAAGACATAGATAAAAGAGTGGATGAATTACTTGATATGGTTGGCTTAGAACCAACTAAATATAAAAATAGAAAGCCTGATGAATTATCAGGTGGTCAACGTCAACGTGTCGGTGTAATACGAGCATTAGCAGCTGACCCTCCAGTTATTTTAATGGATGAACCGTTTAGTGCATTAGATCCAATTAGCCGAGAAAAATTGCAAGATGATTTAATTGAACTTCAAACAAAAATAAAGAAGACAATTATTTTTGTAACACATGATATTCAAGAAGCTATGAAACTTGGCGATAAAATTTGTCTTTTAAATGAAGGTCATATTGAACAAATTGATACACCAGAAGGATTTAAAAACAATCCACAGAGTGAATTTGTAAAACAATTTATGGGTAGCCATTTGGAAGATGAAGCACCATGTGTTGAGCATAATTTAAGTATTCGTGATTTGAATATTATGAGACCTATAGATGAAGTTACATCAACGGGAGATTTTCCAATTGTAGATGACTATGAACTAGTTGAAAAATTATATCAGCTTTTAGCAGAACACGAACGTGTTATTGTTAAGCGTGAAGACCATGTTGGACAGTATGTCATTGATAGACAAGATATGTTTAAGTTTTTGTCCCAACAAAAGGGGGTAGCTCAACATGACTAA
- a CDS encoding 5-oxoprolinase subunit C family protein yields the protein MAIIIEKSGLFSSFQDFGRRGYEHDGVIPCGALDTLAHEIANRLVANDKNEATLEMTNKMATIRFTEPTLIALAGGHVKAYTDHMTIVPYKLYLIDKGDILRFKETSHTSRVYLAVGGGFELDEWLESNSTDFNVKIGGFHGRKLQDGDVIKLKRSYTSRHHKLFENLKHTKQTDWGIDGYALSFNYMSDVFHVIKNKGTEDFKEDAIQRFVKHDYKVTSKANRMGMMLEGEKIKAFYEDMPPYQTVKKGTIQIKRDGTPIILLNDHYTLGSYPQLGTIASYHLTKLAQKPQGSRLKFQFIDILTAEKNLVKYSNWLNQLFHGIEYRMQLEMLK from the coding sequence ATGGCAATCATAATTGAAAAAAGTGGTTTATTCAGTAGCTTTCAAGACTTTGGTAGAAGAGGATATGAGCATGATGGTGTAATTCCATGTGGTGCACTTGATACTTTAGCACATGAAATTGCTAATCGATTAGTTGCTAATGATAAAAATGAAGCGACTTTAGAAATGACTAATAAAATGGCGACGATTCGATTTACGGAACCTACACTTATAGCATTGGCTGGTGGACACGTTAAAGCCTATACAGATCATATGACAATAGTACCTTATAAATTATATTTAATAGATAAAGGTGACATACTAAGATTTAAAGAAACAAGTCACACTTCTCGTGTTTATCTTGCAGTTGGTGGCGGATTTGAATTAGATGAATGGCTCGAATCAAACTCTACAGATTTTAATGTGAAGATTGGTGGTTTTCATGGCAGGAAACTACAAGATGGTGATGTAATCAAACTGAAACGATCATATACATCTCGACATCATAAACTATTCGAAAACCTTAAACACACTAAACAAACTGATTGGGGGATTGATGGATACGCGCTATCATTTAATTATATGTCTGATGTCTTTCATGTTATTAAAAATAAAGGTACTGAAGACTTTAAAGAAGATGCGATACAGCGCTTTGTTAAACATGATTATAAAGTGACGAGCAAAGCTAATAGAATGGGGATGATGTTAGAAGGTGAAAAGATTAAAGCTTTTTACGAAGATATGCCTCCCTATCAAACAGTAAAAAAAGGGACTATACAAATTAAGCGTGATGGTACACCAATTATTCTGTTGAATGACCATTATACATTAGGTAGCTATCCACAATTAGGTACGATAGCAAGTTACCATTTAACAAAATTAGCACAAAAACCACAAGGTTCAAGATTAAAATTTCAATTTATAGATATTTTAACGGCCGAAAAAAATCTTGTGAAATATAGTAATTGGCTTAATCAGCTTTTCCATGGTATAGAATACAGGATGCAGTTAGAAATGTTGAAGTAA
- the recQ gene encoding DNA helicase RecQ — translation MMQQTLSHYFGYETFRPGQEEIISKVLDHRNVLGVLPTGGGKSICYQVPGLMLGGTTIVISPLISLMKDQVDQLKAMGIQAAFLNSSLSQKEQQRIEKELSNGEIQFLYVAPERFENRYFLNLLQRIKIHLIAFDEAHCISKWGHDFRPSYQNVISKVFTLPQDFTIIALTATATVEVQQDIREKLNIAQTDQVKTSTKRRNLIFKVNPTYQRQKYVIDYIKSHDEDAGIVYCSTRKQVEELKEALESQKIESVIYHAGLSNKEREEAQNDFLFDRVKVVVATNAFGMGIDKSNVRFVIHYNMPGDLESYYQEAGRAGRDGLKSECILLFSERDINLHEYFITVSQADDDYKDKMGEKLTKMIQYTKTKKCLEATIVHYFEPNEKLEECEQCSNCVQQDKSYNMTQEAKMIISCIARMKQQESYSVIIQVLRGETTDYIKYKGYDQISTHGLMKGYTTSELSHLIDELRFKGFLNENDEILMCDTSIKKLLSNKVEVFTTPFKQKATEKVFINTVEGVDRALFSQLVEVRKKLSDKLTIAPVSIFSDYTLEEFAKRKPASKQDMINIDGVGSYKLKHYCPAFLETIQNYKAKV, via the coding sequence ATGATGCAACAAACTTTATCGCATTACTTTGGATATGAAACGTTTCGTCCAGGACAAGAAGAAATTATAAGTAAAGTGCTCGACCATCGTAATGTGCTTGGTGTCTTACCAACAGGTGGTGGTAAGTCGATATGCTATCAAGTACCAGGTTTGATGTTAGGCGGTACAACGATAGTTATAAGTCCTTTGATTTCATTAATGAAAGATCAAGTGGATCAATTAAAAGCGATGGGTATACAAGCTGCTTTTCTTAATAGCAGTTTGTCACAAAAAGAACAACAACGTATTGAAAAAGAATTATCGAATGGTGAAATTCAATTTTTATACGTAGCACCAGAGCGATTTGAAAATCGATATTTTTTAAATTTACTTCAACGTATCAAAATACATTTAATTGCATTTGATGAAGCCCATTGTATTTCCAAGTGGGGACATGATTTCAGACCAAGTTATCAAAATGTTATTTCTAAAGTATTTACTTTACCTCAAGATTTTACAATTATTGCGTTAACCGCAACGGCAACTGTTGAAGTTCAACAAGATATTAGAGAAAAGTTAAATATTGCTCAAACTGATCAAGTAAAAACAAGTACGAAACGTAGAAATTTGATTTTTAAAGTTAACCCTACGTATCAACGTCAAAAATATGTCATTGATTACATTAAATCTCACGATGAAGATGCAGGCATCGTTTATTGTTCGACACGTAAACAGGTTGAAGAACTTAAAGAAGCTTTAGAAAGTCAAAAGATAGAAAGTGTTATATATCATGCAGGTTTAAGTAATAAAGAGCGTGAGGAAGCACAAAACGACTTCTTATTTGATCGTGTGAAGGTAGTTGTTGCAACAAATGCTTTTGGTATGGGAATTGACAAATCAAATGTTCGTTTTGTTATTCATTATAATATGCCTGGTGATTTAGAGTCGTATTATCAAGAAGCAGGACGTGCGGGTCGTGATGGCTTGAAAAGTGAATGTATTTTACTATTTAGCGAACGTGATATCAATTTGCACGAATATTTTATAACAGTCTCTCAAGCTGATGATGACTATAAAGATAAAATGGGCGAAAAATTAACTAAAATGATTCAATATACTAAAACGAAAAAGTGTTTAGAAGCAACAATAGTTCATTATTTTGAACCGAATGAGAAATTAGAAGAATGTGAACAATGTAGTAATTGTGTTCAACAAGATAAATCATATAATATGACTCAAGAAGCAAAGATGATTATTAGTTGTATTGCGCGTATGAAACAACAGGAAAGCTATAGTGTAATCATTCAGGTGCTTAGAGGTGAAACGACCGATTATATTAAGTATAAAGGTTATGACCAAATTTCAACCCATGGATTAATGAAAGGTTACACAACATCGGAATTAAGTCATTTAATTGATGAACTAAGGTTTAAAGGATTTTTAAATGAAAATGATGAAATATTAATGTGTGACACATCAATTAAAAAATTACTTAGTAATAAGGTAGAAGTTTTTACTACACCATTTAAACAAAAAGCAACTGAAAAAGTATTTATTAATACAGTTGAAGGTGTTGATCGTGCTTTATTCAGTCAATTAGTGGAAGTTCGTAAAAAATTAAGCGACAAATTAACCATTGCACCTGTAAGTATTTTTTCGGATTATACACTAGAAGAATTTGCTAAACGTAAACCTGCTTCGAAGCAAGATATGATTAATATTGATGGTGTTGGTAGTTATAAGCTAAAACACTATTGCCCAGCATTTTTAGAAACAATCCAAAATTATAAAGCAAAAGTATGA
- the ltaS gene encoding polyglycerol-phosphate lipoteichoic acid synthase LtaS, giving the protein MSSQKKKISLFAFFLLTVITITLKTYFSYYVDFSLGVKGLVQNLILLMNPYSLVALILSVFLFFKGKKAFWFMFIGGFLLTFLLYANVVYFRFFSDFLTFSTLNQVGNVESMGGAVSASFKWYDFVYFIDTLVYLFILIFKTKWLDTKAFSKKFVPVVMAASVALFFLNLAFAETDRPELLTRTFDHKYLVKYLGPYNFTVYDGVKTIENNQQKALASEDDLTKVLNYTKQRQTEPNPEYYGVAKKKNIIKIHLESFQTFLINKKVNGKEVTPFLNKLSSGKEQFTYFPNFFHQTGQGKTSDSEFTMDNSLYGLPQGSAYSLKGDNTYQSLPAILDQKQGYKSDVMHGDYKTFWNRDQVYKHFGIDKFYDATYYDMSDKNVVNLGLKDKIFFKDSANYQAKMKSPFYSHLITLTNHYPFTLDEKDATIEKPNTGDATVDGYIQTARYLDEALEEYINDLKKKGLYDNSVIMIYGDHYGISENHNNAMEKLLGEKITPAKFTDLNRTGFWIKIPGKSGGINNEYAGQVDVMPTILHLAGIDSKNYLMFGTDLFSKDHNQVVPFRNGDFITKDYKYVNGKIYSNKNNELLTTKPADFEKNKKQVEKDLEMSDNVLNGDLFRFYKNPDFKKVNPSKYKYETGPKANSKK; this is encoded by the coding sequence ATGAGTTCACAAAAAAAGAAAATTAGTCTTTTTGCGTTCTTCTTATTAACTGTAATAACGATTACCTTGAAGACGTATTTTTCTTATTATGTTGATTTTTCTTTAGGTGTTAAAGGTTTAGTACAAAACTTAATTTTATTGATGAATCCATATAGTTTAGTAGCACTTATTTTAAGTGTCTTTCTATTCTTTAAAGGTAAAAAAGCATTTTGGTTCATGTTTATAGGTGGTTTCTTATTAACTTTCCTTTTATATGCCAATGTTGTGTACTTTAGATTCTTCTCAGACTTTTTAACGTTTAGTACTTTGAACCAAGTAGGTAACGTAGAATCAATGGGTGGAGCTGTTAGTGCTTCATTCAAATGGTATGACTTTGTATACTTCATTGATACGTTAGTTTACTTATTCATTTTAATCTTTAAAACGAAATGGTTAGACACAAAAGCATTTAGTAAGAAATTTGTTCCTGTTGTTATGGCGGCATCAGTAGCACTATTCTTCTTAAACTTAGCTTTTGCTGAAACAGACAGACCTGAATTGTTAACACGTACATTTGACCATAAATATTTAGTTAAATATTTAGGGCCATATAACTTCACAGTATATGATGGTGTGAAAACAATCGAAAATAATCAACAAAAAGCACTGGCATCTGAAGATGATTTAACAAAAGTATTGAATTATACTAAACAACGTCAAACAGAGCCAAACCCAGAATATTATGGGGTAGCTAAGAAGAAAAATATTATTAAGATTCATTTAGAAAGTTTCCAAACATTCTTAATTAATAAGAAAGTTAATGGTAAAGAAGTTACACCGTTTTTAAATAAACTATCAAGCGGGAAAGAACAGTTTACTTATTTCCCTAATTTCTTCCATCAAACAGGACAAGGTAAAACATCTGATTCTGAGTTTACAATGGATAATAGTTTATACGGTTTACCACAAGGTTCTGCTTATTCACTAAAAGGTGATAATACGTATCAGTCACTACCAGCAATTTTAGATCAAAAGCAAGGTTATAAATCTGATGTAATGCATGGTGACTATAAAACATTCTGGAACAGAGACCAAGTATACAAACACTTTGGTATAGATAAGTTTTATGATGCAACATATTATGATATGTCTGATAAAAATGTTGTTAATTTAGGCTTGAAAGATAAAATCTTCTTCAAAGATTCAGCGAATTATCAAGCTAAAATGAAATCACCGTTTTATTCACATTTAATTACATTAACAAATCACTATCCTTTCACATTAGATGAAAAGGATGCAACGATTGAAAAACCTAATACAGGTGATGCGACGGTAGACGGATATATTCAAACAGCACGTTATTTAGACGAAGCTTTAGAAGAATATATCAATGACTTGAAGAAAAAAGGATTATATGACAACTCTGTAATTATGATTTACGGTGACCATTATGGTATTTCTGAAAATCATAATAATGCAATGGAAAAATTATTAGGCGAGAAAATTACACCAGCGAAATTTACAGATTTAAACAGAACTGGTTTCTGGATTAAAATCCCAGGTAAATCTGGCGGTATCAATAACGAATATGCTGGACAAGTAGATGTTATGCCAACAATTCTACATTTAGCTGGTATTGATTCTAAGAACTATTTAATGTTTGGTACTGATTTGTTCTCTAAAGATCATAATCAAGTTGTACCATTCAGAAATGGTGACTTTATAACGAAAGATTATAAATATGTTAATGGTAAAATTTATTCAAACAAAAATAATGAACTATTAACTACTAAACCTGCTGACTTTGAAAAGAATAAAAAGCAAGTTGAAAAAGATCTCGAAATGAGTGACAATGTGCTTAACGGTGACTTGTTTAGATTTTATAAAAATCCAGACTTCAAAAAGGTAAACCCTTCGAAGTATAAATATGAAACAGGACCAAAAGCAAACTCTAAAAAATAA
- a CDS encoding ABC transporter permease/substrate-binding protein, translating to MTNFFEILGERKGQLLSTMIEHIQISFIALLIATAIAVPLGILLTKTKTISEIVMNIAAILQTIPSLALLGLMIPLFGIGRVPAIIALVVYALLPILRNTYTGIKEVDPSLIEAAKGIGMKPFRRLTKVELPIAMPVIMAGIRTAMVLIIGTATLAALIGAGGLGDLILLGIDRNNASLILLGAIPAALLAIIFDLILRFMAKLSYKKLLMTLGVIVMIIILAIAIPMFAQKGEKITLAGKLGSEPSIITNMYKILIEENTNNTVEVKDGMGKTAFLFNALKSDDIDGYLEFTGTVLGELTKEPLKSKEENKVYEQAKTSLEKKYQMTMLKPMKYNNTYALAVKRDFAKKHNIRTIGDLNKVKDQLKPGFTLEFNDRPDGYKAIKTAYNLDLNNIRTMEPKLRYQAINKGNINLIDAYSTDAELKQYDMVVLKDDKHVFPPYQGAPLFKESFLKKHPEIIKPLNKLANKISDEDMQMMNYKVTVKNEDPYTVAKDYLKAKGLIK from the coding sequence ATGACTAACTTTTTTGAAATACTGGGTGAACGTAAGGGACAATTATTATCTACAATGATTGAACATATTCAAATATCATTTATAGCACTATTAATTGCGACTGCGATTGCTGTACCACTTGGTATTTTACTAACTAAAACTAAAACGATATCTGAAATCGTAATGAATATTGCAGCAATACTACAAACGATTCCGTCATTAGCATTATTAGGATTAATGATACCGCTATTTGGTATCGGTCGCGTACCAGCAATTATTGCATTAGTGGTTTATGCGCTGTTGCCTATATTAAGAAATACGTATACTGGTATCAAGGAAGTAGATCCTTCTTTGATTGAAGCAGCAAAAGGTATAGGGATGAAGCCTTTTAGACGTTTAACTAAGGTTGAATTGCCAATTGCAATGCCTGTAATTATGGCGGGTATTAGAACTGCTATGGTACTTATCATTGGTACTGCGACACTTGCCGCATTAATTGGAGCAGGTGGACTAGGAGACTTAATTTTATTAGGTATAGACCGTAACAATGCATCATTAATTTTATTAGGTGCTATTCCTGCCGCATTATTAGCAATTATTTTTGATTTAATTTTAAGATTTATGGCTAAATTATCGTATAAAAAATTATTGATGACGTTAGGTGTCATTGTCATGATTATTATATTGGCCATTGCTATTCCTATGTTTGCGCAAAAAGGAGAAAAAATTACATTAGCTGGTAAACTTGGTTCTGAACCGTCTATTATTACGAATATGTACAAAATATTAATTGAAGAAAATACAAATAATACTGTTGAAGTAAAAGATGGAATGGGAAAAACTGCATTTTTATTCAACGCTTTAAAATCTGATGATATTGATGGCTATTTGGAATTTACGGGTACAGTTTTAGGCGAATTAACAAAAGAACCATTGAAATCAAAAGAAGAGAATAAAGTTTATGAACAAGCTAAAACGAGTCTTGAAAAGAAATATCAGATGACAATGTTAAAGCCAATGAAATATAATAACACTTATGCATTAGCAGTAAAACGTGACTTTGCTAAAAAGCATAATATACGAACAATTGGAGATCTTAATAAAGTTAAGGATCAGCTTAAACCAGGATTTACTTTAGAGTTTAATGATCGTCCAGATGGTTACAAAGCAATTAAGACAGCGTATAATTTAGACTTGAATAATATACGTACAATGGAACCTAAATTAAGATATCAAGCAATTAATAAAGGTAATATTAATTTAATCGATGCGTATTCGACTGACGCAGAATTAAAGCAATATGATATGGTTGTGTTAAAAGATGACAAACATGTATTTCCACCATATCAAGGTGCGCCTTTATTCAAAGAAAGCTTTTTAAAGAAACATCCAGAAATCATCAAGCCACTAAACAAATTAGCAAACAAAATATCTGATGAAGACATGCAAATGATGAATTACAAAGTAACAGTCAAAAACGAAGATCCTTACACCGTTGCAAAGGATTATTTAAAAGCAAAAGGGTTAATCAAATAA